One genomic window of Helicobacter canis includes the following:
- a CDS encoding DNA starvation/stationary phase protection protein → MKEKKKADKVVESLRKLQADSIVLYMKVHNFHWNVRGSDFPQAHKALEEIYDGFADMFDDLAERVIQLGGTPVVTLAEAIKISKIKEETKTTFTSKEILKEVLKIYENLHEDFTDLAKLADKDEDRVTASYCDDKLAELEKAIWMVKAQLA, encoded by the coding sequence ATGAAAGAGAAGAAAAAGGCGGATAAAGTTGTTGAGAGTTTGCGAAAGCTTCAAGCTGATAGCATTGTGCTATATATGAAAGTGCATAACTTCCACTGGAATGTTAGAGGCAGTGATTTCCCGCAAGCTCACAAAGCTTTGGAAGAGATTTATGATGGTTTTGCCGATATGTTTGATGACTTGGCAGAGCGTGTGATCCAGCTTGGTGGGACGCCTGTGGTAACACTTGCTGAGGCGATCAAGATCTCTAAGATTAAAGAAGAGACAAAGACAACTTTCACTTCAAAAGAGATTCTAAAAGAAGTGCTAAAAATTTATGAAAACTTGCACGAAGATTTTACAGACTTAGCAAAGCTTGCTGACAAAGATGAAGATAGAGTAACTGCTTCATATTGTGATGATAAGCTAGCCGAGCTAGAAAAGGCTATCTGGATGGTAAAAGCCCAGCTAGCATAG
- the flgK gene encoding flagellar hook-associated protein FlgK, giving the protein MGGILTSLNTSYTGLQAHQVMVDTTSNNISNASDEFYSRKRVIAQPEKPLVMHQGLIMGRGVDVQAIRRIHDDFVFDRYTKAGSETAFFQNSFDTLREISAHFPDVDGVGIFNDLSTYFNAWKDLSKNPKDAAQKQVLAEATQVLTRNIRDTRLKLVNIQRQASENLETLVKEANRLGGQIAQLNQKIGEMEDAKQYKQANELRDRRDEYEYHLIEIIGGKVFKGHLKTDSQTSPKTADFDENYVMNVAQGFNIVDGYTFHPLTLEKENNAEHLNRVYYRTYDFKDVDITDKMNEGKAGSLINLYNTGYNGTKVGHIQRYIDLLDTFAQGFMEATNAIYAQSAAHSLVGAEVSFERNQALKDSGYNFKNGSFDLIAYNTNGQIVASRRIYIDNVTTMHDIVRQINANTDDNNDNNDTNDFDDFFHAQFDPVVKKFVVEANRPADGFYVGIKDNGTNFTGAMGINKFLQGDSAKDIHLHRDYEKDPTYIRPWLTPINGNFDVANMMQQLQYDKVDFYNKRTKINSTMKISEFYQYASGRVATDTEEAQRTLDTKKSVYEATKKEHLSITQVSIDEEMVDLIKFQGGYAANAKVITTIDRMIETLLGIKQ; this is encoded by the coding sequence ATGGGCGGGATCCTCACTTCACTAAACACCTCTTACACAGGCTTGCAAGCCCACCAAGTTATGGTGGATACCACGAGCAACAACATCTCCAATGCAAGCGATGAGTTTTATAGCCGCAAGCGCGTTATCGCCCAGCCTGAAAAGCCACTTGTTATGCACCAAGGGCTTATTATGGGGAGAGGTGTCGATGTCCAAGCCATACGCAGAATCCACGATGATTTTGTGTTTGACCGCTACACTAAGGCTGGATCAGAAACGGCATTTTTCCAAAATAGCTTTGATACTTTGCGAGAAATCTCAGCGCATTTTCCCGATGTAGATGGGGTGGGGATCTTTAATGACCTAAGCACATATTTTAACGCGTGGAAAGATCTCTCCAAAAACCCAAAAGACGCCGCCCAAAAGCAAGTGCTCGCTGAAGCTACACAAGTTTTGACAAGAAATATCCGCGACACACGCCTAAAGCTTGTAAATATCCAACGCCAAGCTAGTGAAAATCTCGAAACACTTGTCAAAGAAGCCAATCGCCTAGGTGGGCAGATCGCCCAGCTCAATCAAAAAATCGGCGAAATGGAAGATGCCAAGCAATACAAGCAAGCAAACGAGCTACGCGATAGGCGCGATGAGTATGAATACCATTTGATCGAAATCATCGGCGGCAAGGTATTTAAAGGGCATTTAAAGACAGATTCTCAAACCTCGCCCAAAACAGCGGACTTTGATGAAAACTATGTGATGAATGTCGCGCAAGGCTTTAATATCGTAGATGGCTATACTTTCCACCCTCTAACTTTGGAGAAAGAAAACAATGCCGAGCATTTAAATCGCGTGTATTATCGCACCTATGATTTTAAAGATGTGGATATTACCGATAAGATGAATGAGGGCAAGGCTGGCTCGCTTATCAATCTCTACAACACCGGCTACAATGGCACAAAAGTCGGGCATATCCAGCGTTATATTGATCTGCTTGATACATTTGCCCAAGGATTTATGGAAGCCACAAACGCCATCTATGCTCAATCTGCCGCCCACTCACTTGTAGGAGCGGAGGTGAGCTTTGAGCGCAATCAAGCCCTAAAGGATTCTGGCTACAACTTCAAAAACGGCTCATTTGATCTCATAGCCTATAACACCAATGGACAAATAGTCGCTAGCAGGAGAATCTACATCGATAATGTAACAACAATGCACGACATCGTGCGCCAAATCAATGCCAACACCGATGACAACAACGACAACAACGACACAAATGATTTTGATGACTTTTTTCACGCGCAGTTTGATCCTGTGGTGAAAAAATTTGTCGTAGAAGCCAATCGCCCTGCAGATGGATTCTATGTGGGTATCAAAGATAATGGCACAAATTTCACAGGAGCAATGGGGATCAACAAATTCCTACAAGGCGATAGTGCCAAGGATATTCACCTGCACCGAGACTATGAAAAAGACCCCACCTATATCCGCCCGTGGCTCACCCCTATCAATGGGAATTTCGATGTGGCAAATATGATGCAGCAGCTTCAATATGACAAAGTAGATTTCTACAACAAACGCACCAAAATCAACTCCACAATGAAAATCAGCGAGTTTTATCAATATGCCTCTGGACGCGTAGCCACCGACACAGAAGAAGCGCAACGCACCCTAGATACAAAAAAGTCTGTCTATGAAGCCACGAAAAAAGAGCATTTATCGATCACGCAAGTAAGTATCGATGAAGAAATGGTGGATCTCATTAAGTTTCAAGGCGGCTATGCAGCAAATGCGAAAGTCATCACAACAATTGATAGAATGATAGAGACACTGCTAGGGATTAAGCAATAG
- a CDS encoding FAD-linked oxidase C-terminal domain-containing protein — protein sequence MLESTHIQALSAIVGKDNCHTHKAHLLAYCYDATRERYEPDAVVYPRDEAEVSQILRYCNTHKIAIVPRGAGSGFTGGALPASGGVILSLEKHFNQILEIDEKNLIARVQPGVVNKIFQNEVEKRGLFYPPDPASQDYSTLGGNVSENAGGMRAAKYGITKDYVLALRAVLPNGDIIRAGKKTIKDVAGYNIAGILIASEGTLAVITELTLKLLPKPQYKRSAMGVFASIEDAMNAVYRSMASGITPVAMEFLDQLSIQAVEERFHKGLPKDAGAILITQVDGDLPEALEADLSKLEARFMENGCTKFVVAKDSKEEEDLWFARRNASQSITIYGKKKLNEDITVPRSRLPELLARIQEMSEKYGFKIPCFGHTGDGNVHTNVMVPNPDDKDELARGYACIEEIFAIAVELEGTLSGEHGIGLSKAPFMHLAFTQEEMNLFKAIKQAFDPNNILNPGKMGL from the coding sequence ATGCTAGAATCCACACATATACAAGCATTAAGTGCGATAGTAGGGAAAGATAATTGCCACACACATAAGGCGCATTTGCTTGCCTACTGCTATGACGCTACAAGGGAGCGATATGAGCCAGATGCGGTGGTATATCCGCGCGATGAGGCTGAAGTAAGCCAGATTCTACGCTACTGCAATACCCACAAAATCGCCATTGTGCCGCGCGGGGCGGGGAGTGGCTTCACAGGTGGGGCTCTGCCTGCTAGTGGTGGGGTCATCTTAAGCCTTGAGAAGCACTTCAATCAAATCTTAGAAATCGATGAGAAAAATCTCATTGCTAGAGTCCAGCCCGGCGTGGTGAATAAAATCTTTCAAAACGAAGTGGAAAAAAGAGGGCTTTTCTACCCGCCAGATCCAGCTAGCCAAGATTACAGCACGCTAGGGGGCAATGTCAGTGAAAATGCCGGTGGAATGCGCGCGGCAAAGTATGGGATCACCAAAGATTATGTGCTTGCCTTGCGTGCGGTGCTGCCAAATGGCGATATTATCCGCGCAGGCAAAAAGACGATTAAAGATGTCGCAGGCTACAACATAGCAGGCATTTTGATCGCTAGTGAGGGCACGCTTGCAGTCATCACAGAGCTTACTTTGAAGCTGCTGCCCAAGCCTCAATACAAACGCTCGGCTATGGGGGTGTTTGCAAGCATTGAAGATGCGATGAATGCGGTGTATAGAAGTATGGCAAGTGGGATTACGCCTGTGGCTATGGAGTTTTTAGACCAGCTCTCTATCCAAGCGGTTGAAGAGCGATTTCATAAGGGGCTGCCAAAGGACGCTGGGGCGATTTTGATCACGCAAGTTGATGGTGATTTGCCAGAGGCATTAGAAGCTGATCTTAGCAAGCTAGAAGCGCGATTTATGGAAAATGGCTGCACGAAGTTTGTCGTAGCTAAGGATTCTAAGGAGGAAGAGGACTTGTGGTTTGCAAGACGCAATGCAAGCCAGAGTATCACAATCTATGGCAAAAAGAAGCTAAATGAAGACATTACCGTGCCGCGCTCTCGCTTGCCAGAGCTGCTTGCTAGGATCCAAGAGATGAGCGAGAAATATGGCTTTAAGATCCCTTGCTTTGGGCATACGGGCGATGGCAATGTGCATACGAATGTGATGGTGCCAAATCCCGATGATAAAGATGAGCTAGCTCGCGGCTATGCGTGTATTGAAGAGATTTTTGCCATTGCGGTGGAGCTAGAAGGCACGCTTAGTGGCGAGCACGGCATAGGGCTATCCAAAGCCCCCTTTATGCACCTAGCCTTCACGCAAGAAGAGATGAATTTGTTTAAGGCAATCAAGCAGGCATTTGATCCAAACAATATTTTGAACCCGGGCAAAATGGGCTTATGA
- a CDS encoding plasminogen-binding N-terminal domain-containing protein, translating into MRYVFCVMIMGCLWAYGHSLQNPLKLSIQAVDEKAQIIEIPAMDLQVGESGLVWHRFDSNYASVIAEVAVIKVDSGVAYGKIQADSVLKQKYLPSPTNAPTKGDEVYFRTLNNRAFIIAPTLESYEQVRSAYPAIEFLNSDLMIGYLFDMGGFDPKPAFLNKVCRIYNAGLLFVIATESLNILDCQSLVVLEKREFSTSELENASTIAPFFSRVQYASSGSLDTALFKKYSKQYFRYYDALIAQGKDFKASKE; encoded by the coding sequence GTGAGATATGTTTTTTGCGTGATGATTATGGGCTGTCTGTGGGCTTATGGGCATTCGCTCCAGAATCCACTTAAGCTTAGTATCCAAGCTGTTGATGAAAAAGCACAGATTATAGAGATCCCTGCTATGGATTTGCAAGTGGGTGAGAGCGGGCTTGTGTGGCATAGATTTGATAGCAATTATGCAAGCGTGATTGCAGAAGTCGCGGTGATAAAGGTGGATTCTGGGGTGGCGTATGGAAAAATCCAAGCCGATAGTGTGCTAAAGCAAAAATACCTGCCTTCGCCCACCAATGCCCCCACAAAAGGCGATGAGGTGTATTTCCGCACGCTCAATAATCGCGCTTTTATCATCGCTCCTACACTAGAATCTTACGAGCAAGTGCGCAGTGCGTATCCTGCTATCGAGTTTTTAAATTCTGATTTGATGATTGGGTATTTGTTTGATATGGGGGGTTTTGACCCCAAGCCTGCATTTTTAAATAAAGTGTGTAGGATCTATAATGCAGGCTTGCTATTTGTGATCGCTACAGAGTCGCTTAATATCCTTGACTGCCAAAGCTTAGTGGTGCTAGAAAAGCGCGAATTCTCCACGAGTGAGCTTGAAAATGCTAGCACGATCGCGCCATTTTTCTCTAGAGTGCAGTATGCCTCTAGCGGATCGCTTGATACGGCATTGTTCAAAAAGTATTCCAAGCAGTATTTTCGCTACTATGACGCGCTAATCGCGCAGGGCAAGGATTTTAAGGCGTCAAAGGAGTAG
- a CDS encoding CapA family protein, whose translation MILTKSDLHRSKAWICAYLACLWLAYPLHAVSQDTAVESNFVKSTSSQELESSANTPQKSAQEAQAKIAPDSPPKRTKRLFTRAHSLSLVMAGDALLHTPVYTDAQKVDSSTSAITYNFAKMFAPIAPLIARYDLAFYNQETILGGTELGLSSYPSFNSPQEFGDTMLSLGFNLISLANNHTLDKGERGVRAMLAYWHTKEAESIARAMPITIAGSYASQEDRDKPRIYEKNGITYALLAYTYGTNGIPIPKGKEYLVNVYTKDMLIRDVKALRDKVDLLLVSMHWGIEYDFAPSKEQREFAALLASLGVDIVIGNHPHVIQPIEKIGNTLVIYSHGNLISAQKGINKRVGMLTSVRIHLFDTKKREALLARLGAEGGFVPRVSLSDLRAELIWTHYESGGKNFAIYPLRKVSNKLLPNAKHIYKDYTKILTQAWK comes from the coding sequence ATGATTCTTACCAAGAGCGATCTACATAGATCTAAGGCGTGGATTTGTGCTTATCTTGCGTGCTTATGGCTCGCTTATCCGCTGCACGCAGTGTCTCAAGACACTGCAGTAGAATCTAATTTTGTCAAATCCACTTCATCACAAGAGCTAGAATCCAGCGCAAATACGCCGCAAAAATCAGCCCAAGAGGCACAAGCTAAGATCGCGCCAGACTCTCCACCTAAGCGCACGAAGCGGCTTTTTACGCGCGCGCATTCTTTGTCGCTTGTGATGGCAGGCGATGCGCTGCTGCATACGCCGGTATATACAGATGCGCAAAAAGTGGATTCTAGCACTAGTGCTATCACATATAACTTTGCCAAGATGTTTGCGCCTATCGCCCCACTCATCGCACGCTATGACTTGGCATTTTACAATCAAGAGACCATTTTAGGCGGCACAGAGCTTGGGCTTAGCAGCTATCCAAGCTTTAACTCCCCGCAAGAATTTGGCGATACGATGCTTTCCCTTGGCTTTAATCTCATCTCACTAGCCAATAACCACACGCTTGATAAAGGCGAGCGCGGTGTGCGGGCAATGCTTGCGTATTGGCATACAAAAGAGGCAGAATCTATCGCACGAGCAATGCCAATTACCATTGCTGGAAGCTATGCAAGTCAAGAGGATAGAGATAAGCCTAGAATCTATGAGAAAAATGGCATTACCTACGCGCTGCTTGCCTACACTTATGGCACCAATGGTATCCCTATCCCAAAGGGCAAGGAATACCTTGTCAATGTCTATACCAAAGATATGCTTATACGCGATGTCAAAGCCCTGCGAGATAAGGTGGATTTGCTGCTTGTCTCAATGCACTGGGGCATAGAATACGACTTTGCCCCAAGCAAGGAGCAGCGCGAGTTTGCCGCGCTTTTAGCGAGCCTTGGCGTGGATATTGTCATCGGCAATCACCCCCATGTGATCCAGCCTATTGAAAAAATCGGCAACACCCTTGTGATCTACTCGCACGGCAATCTCATCTCCGCGCAAAAGGGCATAAACAAGCGCGTGGGTATGCTCACTTCTGTGCGCATACATTTGTTTGATACAAAAAAGCGTGAAGCCCTTCTTGCTAGGCTTGGGGCAGAGGGGGGGTTTGTGCCTAGGGTATCTTTAAGCGATTTGCGTGCAGAGCTTATTTGGACGCATTATGAGAGTGGGGGCAAAAACTTTGCGATCTATCCATTGCGAAAGGTAAGCAATAAGCTTCTGCCAAACGCCAAGCACATTTATAAAGACTACACAAAGATCCTCACCCAAGCGTGGAAGTAA
- a CDS encoding flagellar biosynthesis anti-sigma factor FlgM: MIGSINSSIIAATANTQAQRDEESRILARKSKDIEEVAEQNRVAQIKEAIENKDYKIDLRKTSEKMALDLLNV, encoded by the coding sequence ATGATCGGCTCTATCAACTCAAGTATCATAGCGGCTACTGCCAATACACAAGCCCAAAGAGATGAAGAAAGTAGGATTCTAGCTAGAAAAAGCAAGGACATAGAAGAAGTAGCAGAGCAAAATCGTGTCGCACAAATCAAAGAAGCCATCGAGAACAAAGACTACAAAATCGACCTACGCAAAACTTCAGAAAAAATGGCACTAGATTTGCTTAATGTCTAA
- the flgL gene encoding flagellar hook-associated protein FlgL, whose amino-acid sequence MRITFGTKYNQMNHYQNTLQNKLNDKNTQIASGLKIQYGYQDASVYNQNLRFENEINTLAQGIDVAEHAQTATLNTDKTLSDLSETMVQFKTKLIQAANDIHSPASREAIANDMEALKKHFLSLANTSIGGNFIFGGSRVDHPPFDEDGNYHGNDEKLNVLVSSHNLVPYNVTGQELFFGRDSDKQRIITTNLKMLNQSKLHPGIMDSSNRSNLSQEVYIKASDTLRDLIGDDDSDPSNDVPEYFYLRGVRSDGSVFKSKFALDKGFSNDARATKVQDLLDRIGKEFGNTALNKVVEVTLNQWGQIEIKDLEPGKSGVDFHMISSDMNVDNIDDLITNGARVTAYNQSAFLTDRVVSTIVGVTDKSDFRKVELPTAFITRDNKAAEMTTKLEDLFPPNVSTLLISGTRPNTPDGKINTGEDQEPLDFLRFDIKGATARDLAQAIKEHFGGNIDVSITKGRLIVIDNNVANQAHDFQDPPFNGEHGFSIALTTLDEFGAQTDGVPTDYGNEYDRTFFQVEGSKLTSSLSQVLANGSGYANGETKLSDVVGASIEGQSYVLKVNDMNGVQIEARIVFDEAGAYMLLPNVAEDGQDYTIPLFNPIDEPPGVSVTKPDDVTYRQLMDALSIALNYSNQDHNSYKAVEPPKGGVVQATKDAYVQLLTDAKGMFDVAMTPDGRIQIQDKMRSVTRMNVMFYDASSNDFSHDTLQRNTNSLRLNANNALTIDTPEINFFKEIDEIIEAVRKGVYRAGAKDSYGAIMRNKGVQNGITAFDHLSDHIEKIIALNGSHGKTFENVIRRHEILKTQIEGLKGQNIGTDIADTYNKFSNITTNLNAVMNSTSRINQMSLVNYL is encoded by the coding sequence ATGCGTATCACATTTGGGACCAAGTATAACCAAATGAACCACTACCAAAACACCTTGCAAAACAAGCTTAATGACAAAAATACGCAGATTGCTTCTGGGCTTAAAATCCAATACGGCTACCAAGATGCGAGCGTGTATAATCAAAATCTCCGCTTTGAAAATGAGATCAACACCCTAGCCCAAGGCATTGATGTCGCCGAGCACGCACAAACTGCCACGCTTAATACTGATAAAACCTTATCCGATCTATCAGAGACAATGGTGCAGTTTAAGACAAAGCTAATCCAAGCGGCAAACGACATACACTCTCCTGCCTCTCGTGAGGCTATCGCTAATGATATGGAGGCGTTGAAAAAGCATTTTCTAAGCCTAGCAAATACTTCTATCGGTGGGAATTTCATCTTTGGCGGGAGTAGAGTCGATCACCCGCCATTTGATGAAGATGGCAACTACCACGGCAATGATGAAAAGCTCAATGTCCTAGTAAGCTCGCATAATCTCGTGCCATATAATGTAACAGGGCAGGAGCTGTTTTTTGGCAGGGATAGTGATAAGCAGCGTATCATCACCACAAACCTAAAAATGCTTAATCAATCCAAGCTGCACCCGGGCATTATGGATAGCTCAAACCGCAGCAATCTCTCCCAAGAAGTCTATATCAAAGCCAGCGATACTTTGCGCGATTTGATCGGCGATGATGATAGCGACCCTAGCAATGATGTGCCGGAGTATTTTTATCTGCGGGGTGTGCGATCTGATGGCTCGGTGTTTAAGTCTAAATTTGCCTTGGATAAAGGATTTTCTAATGATGCGCGAGCGACAAAGGTGCAGGACTTGCTTGATCGCATTGGCAAGGAGTTTGGCAATACGGCGTTAAATAAAGTCGTAGAAGTTACACTTAATCAATGGGGGCAAATAGAGATCAAAGACTTAGAGCCCGGTAAATCAGGGGTAGATTTTCATATGATTTCAAGCGATATGAATGTCGATAATATTGATGATTTGATCACTAATGGCGCGCGCGTTACAGCCTATAATCAAAGTGCGTTTTTGACAGATAGGGTGGTATCTACCATCGTTGGCGTAACGGACAAAAGCGACTTCCGCAAAGTAGAGCTGCCTACGGCTTTTATCACTAGGGATAATAAAGCCGCAGAAATGACTACAAAGCTTGAAGATCTCTTCCCTCCTAATGTCTCGACACTGCTTATTAGCGGGACCCGTCCAAATACGCCAGATGGCAAGATAAACACAGGAGAAGATCAAGAGCCGCTAGATTTCTTGCGCTTTGATATTAAGGGGGCTACTGCTAGGGATCTTGCCCAAGCGATTAAAGAGCATTTTGGCGGTAATATTGATGTATCAATCACCAAGGGGCGTTTGATTGTGATTGATAATAATGTCGCCAATCAAGCACACGACTTCCAAGATCCGCCCTTTAATGGTGAGCACGGATTCTCGATCGCTTTGACAACGCTTGATGAATTTGGCGCACAAACTGATGGTGTGCCGACAGATTATGGCAATGAGTATGATAGGACATTTTTTCAAGTAGAGGGCTCAAAGCTTACTTCTAGTCTCTCGCAAGTGCTGGCAAATGGCAGTGGCTATGCAAATGGCGAGACAAAACTTAGCGATGTGGTGGGGGCGAGCATTGAGGGACAAAGCTATGTGCTAAAAGTCAATGATATGAATGGTGTGCAGATAGAAGCGCGCATTGTCTTTGATGAAGCAGGGGCATATATGCTGCTGCCAAATGTCGCAGAAGATGGGCAAGACTACACGATCCCGCTTTTTAACCCTATCGATGAGCCGCCCGGAGTGAGCGTTACTAAGCCTGATGATGTAACATATCGCCAGCTTATGGATGCGCTAAGTATCGCACTAAATTATAGCAACCAGGATCATAATTCTTATAAAGCAGTAGAGCCGCCAAAGGGTGGTGTCGTGCAAGCGACCAAAGATGCGTATGTCCAGCTACTTACTGATGCAAAGGGAATGTTTGATGTGGCAATGACCCCAGATGGTAGAATCCAGATCCAAGACAAAATGCGCTCTGTTACGCGAATGAATGTGATGTTTTATGATGCAAGTAGCAATGATTTTTCACACGATACATTACAGCGCAATACAAATTCTCTGCGCTTAAATGCCAATAATGCGCTTACAATCGATACACCAGAAATTAACTTTTTTAAAGAAATTGATGAGATTATCGAAGCAGTGAGAAAGGGCGTGTATCGCGCAGGGGCAAAGGATTCGTATGGGGCTATTATGCGTAATAAAGGCGTGCAAAATGGCATAACGGCATTTGACCACCTAAGCGATCATATAGAAAAAATCATCGCGCTCAATGGCTCACACGGCAAGACTTTTGAAAATGTCATACGCCGCCACGAGATTTTAAAAACACAGATTGAAGGGCTTAAAGGACAAAATATCGGCACGGATATTGCAGATACTTATAATAAATTTTCTAATATCACGACAAACCTTAATGCTGTGATGAACTCTACAAGTAGGATCAACCAAATGTCGCTTGTCAATTATCTCTAG
- a CDS encoding peptidoglycan DD-metalloendopeptidase family protein has protein sequence MVYLALMMKKSSIVWLFRACSKRLAALVFVCLCGVQVGYGAVGERLNWGSGLTLLGFFEQNLIPLKLYYNLSPQDKELTAEVKANATYYTLRNDAGDLLHALIPISDSVQMHIYKAKDTYKLDFIPIIAFAKSQTLAISVQNSPYQDIVNATTDVLLASEFSNIYKKSVASRTMHAGDRLAIVFERDYRLGKPFGIPNIQAGMIETAKKQNFVFLHTNGHYYDSNAKEMAGFTLEVPVQYTRISSRFSHGRKHPILKIVRPHYGVDYVAKAGTPIRAAASGKVVFAGVRGGYGKVVEIAHEGGLKTLYAHMQSIHTRLGAYVKSGTIIGRVGSTGMSTGPHLHFGVYKFNQPINPLGRIRTAKSELSGKEKREFLSVAQGYQQTIDAALQASDFSVQSFYLFAKE, from the coding sequence ATGGTTTATTTGGCATTGATGATGAAAAAAAGCAGCATTGTCTGGCTATTTCGTGCTTGTAGCAAGAGGCTAGCGGCATTAGTTTTTGTGTGTTTGTGTGGTGTGCAAGTGGGCTATGGTGCAGTTGGGGAGCGGCTAAATTGGGGGAGCGGCTTAACGCTGCTTGGATTTTTTGAGCAAAATCTTATCCCCTTAAAGCTTTACTACAATCTCTCACCCCAAGATAAAGAGCTTACCGCTGAGGTCAAGGCTAATGCGACTTACTATACTTTGCGTAATGATGCTGGTGATTTGCTCCACGCTCTTATCCCCATTAGCGATAGCGTGCAAATGCACATCTATAAAGCTAAAGACACCTATAAGCTAGATTTTATCCCTATCATTGCGTTTGCTAAATCACAAACCCTTGCCATTTCCGTGCAAAACTCCCCCTATCAAGATATTGTCAATGCCACCACAGATGTCCTGCTTGCTTCGGAGTTTTCTAATATTTACAAAAAAAGCGTGGCTTCACGCACAATGCACGCAGGCGATCGGCTAGCGATTGTGTTTGAGCGCGATTATCGGCTAGGCAAGCCCTTTGGGATACCAAATATACAAGCTGGTATGATTGAGACGGCTAAAAAGCAAAATTTCGTATTTTTACATACAAATGGGCATTACTACGATAGTAATGCAAAGGAAATGGCAGGCTTCACGCTAGAAGTCCCTGTGCAATACACGCGTATTTCTTCGCGCTTTTCTCACGGCAGAAAGCACCCTATTTTAAAGATCGTGCGTCCGCATTATGGTGTGGATTATGTAGCAAAGGCTGGGACGCCTATCCGCGCAGCAGCAAGTGGCAAGGTGGTGTTCGCTGGAGTTCGAGGGGGCTATGGCAAGGTAGTAGAGATCGCGCACGAGGGTGGGCTAAAGACGCTGTATGCGCATATGCAGAGTATCCACACTCGCTTAGGTGCGTATGTGAAATCTGGCACAATCATAGGCAGGGTAGGTAGCACAGGAATGAGCACGGGACCGCATTTGCACTTTGGTGTATATAAATTCAATCAGCCAATCAACCCGCTAGGTAGAATCCGCACCGCCAAAAGTGAGCTTAGCGGCAAGGAAAAAAGAGAGTTTTTATCCGTAGCACAAGGCTATCAGCAGACCATAGATGCTGCCTTGCAGGCAAGCGATTTTAGTGTGCAGTCATTTTATCTTTTTGCCAAGGAGTAG
- a CDS encoding NUDIX domain-containing protein — translation MKKYFLSSPLPTPKITDLRQDSCKDSRFIKPMRLFYKQDGIEKSWDIIHSHDSVSIMLYEVDLDAFVIVKQFRPAVFMRNNDGYIYELCAGLVDKSKKSLEEIAVEEVFEECGYEISPNRLEKITTFYTSVGISGARQTIFFAKVSKKDKRALGGGIDDEKIEVLYLKRDSALAFTKDESYHKTPALAFAINYFFDQYNT, via the coding sequence ATGAAAAAGTATTTTCTCTCTTCCCCGCTTCCTACGCCCAAGATCACGGATTTGAGGCAGGATTCTTGTAAGGATTCTCGCTTCATTAAGCCTATGCGATTATTTTATAAGCAAGATGGGATAGAGAAAAGCTGGGATATTATCCACTCTCACGATAGCGTATCCATTATGCTTTATGAAGTTGATCTTGATGCATTTGTGATTGTCAAGCAGTTTCGCCCAGCGGTGTTTATGCGCAATAATGATGGCTATATCTATGAGCTTTGTGCGGGGCTTGTGGATAAGTCTAAAAAGAGCTTAGAAGAAATTGCAGTAGAAGAAGTCTTTGAGGAGTGCGGCTATGAGATTAGCCCTAATCGCTTGGAAAAAATCACGACTTTTTATACATCAGTTGGGATTAGTGGGGCTAGGCAGACGATATTTTTCGCCAAAGTGTCCAAGAAGGACAAGCGAGCATTGGGCGGTGGGATTGATGATGAGAAGATAGAGGTATTGTATCTTAAGCGCGATAGCGCACTAGCATTTACCAAAGATGAAAGCTATCATAAGACCCCAGCCCTAGCCTTTGCGATCAATTATTTTTTTGATCAATACAATACTTGA